Proteins encoded by one window of Drosophila melanogaster chromosome X:
- the CG42259 gene encoding uncharacterized protein, isoform B, translating into MLHSNYLFLIGGCCLVFAVSAQIPITPRRCPANETFLACGPDCQTECATLGKPCLVRHIRCPDGCYCNKGFARNAAGTCIPLRRCNEGGYGN; encoded by the exons ATGCTTCACTCAAACTATCTTTTTCTGATCGGCGGTTGCTGCCTGGTTTTCGCTGTCTCAGCGCAGATTCCCATCA CGCCGCGACGTTGCCCGGCGAACGAGACTTTCCTGGCCTGTGGTCCCGATTGTCAAACGGAGTGCGCCACGCTAGGAAAGCCCTGTCTGGTCAGGCACATCCGATGTCCAGATGGATGCTACTGCAACAAGGGCTTCGCGAGGAACGCCGCGGGCACGTGCATCCCCCTTCGGCGGTGCAACGAAGGCGGCTACGGAAACTGA